The genomic region ATAGTAATTTTGATTTTTTGTAAATAACGAATTATTAAGATAATCAGCGTTATTGAGTATAAAATCCTTCTCTATAATATTAAAACAGAATTTACTTCCCTTTTCTTCAAAAGTTTGTTTACACTTTTCAAGCGTGGTTTTTAAATAAGGCTTAAGCTCTGAATCTGTTTCATAAGCATCTAAAGTAATTGTAAATGTCCTATCATAACTGAGTAGTTTTTCACAGAAAGCGGCACTAAGCATACCAGTACCAGCACCTGGGTCAAGAATACTAAAGGATTGCTTTTTAATATCAAACATATCGGCCATGAAAAAAGCAATTTGCGAAGGAGTAAAGAACTGCGCTTTTTGTTTTCTATAGGCAATATTTTGGTTATTATAATAAGTATTAGTCTGATGTTCGGCATATCCAATAAGAGAATGATTGGATAATTCGGGTTTTTTCAGTACTGTGTTCATTTTATTAATTTTTGAAGTTTTTTATTATGGCTATAACTTTACCATTAATTGTAAAATTGTCATCGGGGTGCAGGTAAATTGGTTCGTAATCAAAAGATGAATCTGATTTTAAAATAATTTGTCCATTCGCCCGGTCATCGATATAACGTTTAATGGTTGCTCTATTATCTAAAATGGTTAAGATAATATCATTATTATTAACATTTTTATCTTGGTTGTCAATGATTACATAGTCACCGTCTTCAATTTGCCTTCCACCTATTTCAGCCCTGTTCATAGAAGAACCATCTGTTTTGATGGCGTAAAGCCCATTCGGCTTTGAACGCCCTATTAATTTGCTTGATACTTTTAAAAATCCTTGAAAGTTATATTCAGCATAAATTGTTGCTGGTCCGCAGTTTGCAGTGCCTATAACAGGAATTGAAAAGAGCCTAGATGCCTTATCAAGTAGTCCATTTGCCCAACCGGGAATACCTGTATTACGGTCCATTAACCCTTTGATACGGTCTATTTTTAAAAACCCTTTTTTTTGTAATTGTTGAAGATGGTGTTTTATTTTTTGGGGAGATTCGTTATGTAGCCCGATATAACTGGCCATTTCTCGTAAACTAAGTTGAGCAAGATTTCTCTTTTTTGATAGCTCAAGCAGTTTTTCTTGAATTGAATGCATATAATAATTATAACAAATGGTATTTTATCTGTCAAGTATATATTATAAGTCCTTAATACTTGACAAGTATGTACCTTTAACCTATATAGCCGCTATGTCAAAAAATGTTTTTGAAGGTTTTATTTCTAGTTTTGTTTTTGGAATCGGAACATTGCTTTCACCAATTATTCCTATCGGCGCATTATCCGGGCTAATCAGCCAACAGGCAAAAGGGTCATCCGCGGTTTTCAAAGCGGTCCGCATAATCAGCGGACTGATCCTCTTATTATTCGGATTTCAACTGATAATATAATTTAGAAAATAACACTATGCCAGCTCAAACACAAATTATTGACGCAACAAAAAGCGATCAAAAGCGATCACACCCTGTTAAGAAATCACCTTGACAAATTCAAATTTTTGGGCTACAATAAGTGCTTAGAAGGGGCACAGTGAAATTATGGGATTTATGGATTTTTTGCTAAAGGATTATATAACTTTACTTGCAGGTGTACTCCTCATCGGTGGGGTTATCCTGCTTTTTCTTGTATTAAACAATTTACTGAAAGGCTCTAGTACAGTTCCAAAGGATTTGCAGGACAACGATGACGAAGACACAGAAGCGCACGATTTATCTCAGCATGAGAG from Elusimicrobiota bacterium harbors:
- a CDS encoding sulfite exporter TauE/SafE family protein, with product MVFYLSSIYYKSLILDKYVPLTYIAAMSKNVFEGFISSFVFGIGTLLSPIIPIGALSGLISQQAKGSSAVFKAVRIISGLILLLFGFQLII